Within the Rosa rugosa chromosome 2, drRosRugo1.1, whole genome shotgun sequence genome, the region AAGTAAAACTGTAAGTGCACAATCATAcaacaaaaataattttttcttatgagaagaaaatgaaataaaaaaataagataAGCCATTCTAATTAAATCGGAGAAAACACTACCTCTCGTTGTCTAATTCCAATTGGATATCCTCAATATCCTGTTTAATACGTGCATATTCCTTTTCAGAAGAAGCAACAGCATATTTAAGCCACTGAAACTCCTTCTCAGAATCAGCCAGTTCCCATTTTCCAGCTTCTAGATTGACTGAAAGGTGTCTGTCTTCCTCGGTAGATTTCAAGGCTTCTGTTAAGACAGCCTTCATCTGCAGGGCCAAATCGTAGTTGAGAACATGTTAACATATACAGTAACTTTGTCTGCATGGGAGAAGCCATACCTGCTCTTCATCTTGAGAAATTCTCATTTTCAGAGATTCTACTGATGTATTTACTTGTTGAAGTTGTTTTGCCAATGCCTGCTTCTCTGAAAGTAGAAAGCTCTGTGCTTGCTTTGTCTTCACACTCTCAGAAACAAGCTTGATATTATAATCATCCCTCTCAGTCACCTGCTGCAACAGATGCTGGTTTTGCGTCTGCATATCTTCATATGCCTGACCAATGGTCTGCaggtaaaaagtaaattaatcagaaaaaaaaaaaaaaaccgaagaagaagaagaaaagtgagaaaaaaatcataGGTTCAATTATCAAGGACCCAGAAATTGAAGGTATCAGTTGGAAGACAAGCATTAATAAGAGACCTCAATTTCAGATATATAAGCCTCTGCCTCCTTGTCTTTAATTTTAATAGCTTCGGTAAGCTCCAGAACATCCCTGCAAATAAAATGAAAGCAGGGAGTTACAAGTTTCGCATATACTTCATAAAATTGATCTCTAGAAGCTAAGTTGGTTTTGCATGCTTATGCTACATATATGCAAAATTGAACTATGAAAAAACACACCTCTCAGATGCATCAAGTTTGGCCCTTGATTCAGTTATTTCAGCTTCAGTGGCTGCAAGCCTTTGCTGACAAGCAGCTTCAGCTTCATTGGCTGCTTTTACCCTCAACTCTAGACTATGTTCATCTAATGCATTTTTGAACATAGCGGCTTGGGAGTGAGCTCTGCGTTCTGATTCTTTGATTTCCAACAAGTCTCTAAATTGCAAAAAGAAAACCTTAAATGTACTGGGAGAAAATAGCAAAGGCCCAATTATATAAGATACAACAGAAAAACtcataaaatgaaaaatagaaaacaaacaTTTAGATCCAAATTCATAGATTGAGATGAACCCACAAATCATATAAACGAAGAAATCATCTTATTCCGGATTCCAATATTATTGTACAGATGACAAACAAACACAGTGCACAAAGTTATGAAGGTTGGAAATTCAGAATGCCAAATTTATTGCACCCTTGAATTGCAGACAGCAACTCACTGTATAAATACAGCTATTTCATTCACTCACTGTATTAAAATGTGATGCATGAAGTATATGCAATAGTAAATAAGAAACAACAACATCCTTAATCCTAAAACACCAAAAGATAAAGAGATGTATCACAATGTAGCACTCCCCAGCTTATGTTATACTATACATTTTCAAGCAAAGTGGGTTACCATTCTCATTTTATATGTTAATTACATGCCAGACCACATAACCAAAGTCCACTATACCTTCAGGGAGCTGCATATTTACTCTCAACTCATAATACTATATTAATTCAAATCAGAGTTTGTTGCAGTCAGTTACCATAACGCAAACAAACTAAAGTCATCCTATTCCTATCTTAGAGCATGTTGCTGATTATTTCTTCCAATTTTAAAGGCCACCACGACATTTTTGTGGACACCCAAATAAAGTGACAAATGCACTATTCGTGTGAGACAAGTCCAGGAAGCAATTGTTGTTTGACTCAGGGATTAGTCTTTGTCCAGAAGATACCAAAGATTTAACCATATAAAAATCGCAGTTCAGGAGAACAATTTTGTGTAACAATACCCAATCATACTTTCCCCAAGGTAAAATTGTTCAGAAGTACAACAGTAAGTCGTCAGTTCCTTAAAATGATCCTACGTGTTTTACATCGAAATAGATAATGTTTGTGCATCTATGAGCATAATTTTATAGATTATTTGACATAGATATCACTTGTATATAATAGGTTACTGCATTTACTCACAACTCCTTCTATCCCAAAACACCATAATGACATCCTCCAAATGTTTGGAGCAATAAAAAATaactaattaaataattaaaaacaaatctttatagTTTATACATAGTAGCTTATGTTCTAGCCACAAGGCCTGTACAACCGCACCTAGCACCCAAACAAACAGAATTACCTGTTTACGTAGCTTTCCTGAGCATACAAGTCCAAGAAGATCTGAAGTTCCAGTTTCTCCTTCTGCAACTTCTCAATCTGCAATATGTTAAGATAAGTCTACGCCCTTAAAATTCACAATGTTTTTTAAATGGTCAACATGTACTAGTGACTCAGTTTCAGTACCAAATATCAATATACATCCT harbors:
- the LOC133732752 gene encoding E3 ubiquitin-protein ligase BRE1-like 2 isoform X2, encoding MRREKELNLKLESAEAFRTINENDSRIEELELQLQKCLIEKNDLEISMEAAVQDSGRKDITSEFHVMSSSLSKEMEMMETQLKQWKETAHGTLSLREKSQSLKASLSTKTNERNSLANKCAEQMTEIKSLKELIEKLQKEKLELQIFLDLYAQESYVNRDLLEIKESERRAHSQAAMFKNALDEHSLELRVKAANEAEAACQQRLAATEAEITESRAKLDASERDVLELTEAIKIKDKEAEAYISEIETIGQAYEDMQTQNQHLLQQVTERDDYNIKLVSESVKTKQAQSFLLSEKQALAKQLQQVNTSVESLKMRISQDEEQMKAVLTEALKSTEEDRHLSVNLEAGKWELADSEKEFQWLKYAVASSEKEYARIKQDIEDIQLELDNERSLRKNIEEELWELNSRVVEMSSETGEAAIQKLQSEIKFYKNILQCSVCTDRPKEVVIVKCFHLFCNYCVQKNLEIRHRKCPACGTPFGQSDIRFVKI